A window of Melopsittacus undulatus isolate bMelUnd1 chromosome 2, bMelUnd1.mat.Z, whole genome shotgun sequence contains these coding sequences:
- the CCDC90B gene encoding coiled-coil domain-containing protein 90B, mitochondrial: MRGARCGASVLGRALRPPGVRRGFAATLVRNSYDVRNVEITPPEQRKVTFDTHALVQDLEAHGFGKEQAETILRTLVNLSNVSLDTVYKDMVTQTQQEITLKQIMAHLDSIRKDMVILEKSEFANLRAENEKMKIELDQVKQQLLNETGKIRTDSKLDINLERSRVTDMFTDQERKLMEVTTEFHKKDASTNSVISEISNKIDTEIASLKTLMESNKLDTIRYLAASVFTCLAIALGFYRFWK, translated from the exons ATGAGGGGAGCTCGGTGTGGGGCCTCGGTACTGGGCCGGGCCCTGCGGCCTCCGGGTGTGCGGAGAG GTTTTGCTGCCACGCTGGTTAGGAACTCGTACGATGTCAGAAATGTTGAAATCACTCCCCCGGAGCAGAGGAAGGTGACTTTTGATACTCACGCTTTAGTGCAGGATCTGGAAGCCCATG GCTTTGGGAAGGAACAAGCAGAGACCATCTTGAGGACATTAGTAAACCTGTCGAATGTCAGCTTGGACACAGTCTATAAGGATATGGTTACTCAGACTCAGCAG GAAATAACTTTGAAGCAGATAATGGCACATTTGGACTCCATTCGAAAAGACATGGTCATCCTGGAGAAAAGTGAATTTGCAAACTTGAGAGCTGAGAATGAG aaaatgaaaatcgAATTAGATCAAGTCAAACAGCAGCTGTTG AATGAAACGGGTAAGATCCGAACTGACAGCAAGCTGGACATTAACCTGGAAAGGAGCAGGGTGACAGATATG TTCACAGACCAGGAGAGGAAATTGATGGAAGTGACTACAGAGTTTCATAAAAAA GATGCCAGTACCAACAGTGTTATCTCAGAAATCAGTAATAAGATTGACACTGAAATAGCTTCCTTAAAAACACTCATGGAATCGAATAAACTTGACACAATACGTTATTTGGCAG cttcAGTATTCACTTGCTTAGCGATAGCACTGGGATTTTACAGGTTCTGGAAATAG